From Aquificaceae bacterium:
ATACATCTATAAATTTCTATACTTTCAGTGATTAGTTTCTAATACCTTGAAGAGGGTAAAGTCCATGCCTGCATAATGTATGAGGAAATATGGGAGAACGTTCAAAAGGAAAGAAGAAAAAATCTAAAGGTCATGGACACTTTTGTTTTTGAATCTTCCCACATTTTTATGGTGAAGCCAGAGGTTGAGGAAAGACTAAAAGAATTCTTCAAAGGTGACGATTTTGAGCCTGCGGAGCACATATTTGAAAAACTCCTCAAAGCTTACGAGAACTTTGACCATATATATAAGCTATGGACTAAAGTAAAAGCCTTTTGACTTGTATGGCACTGGAAATATAAACAGGAATTTTGGCATATCCGCAGGAGACAAGTATGTGCGGGCTTTTGGAGAATTGTTAAATAGTTAGAAATACCATAGCACTTGCAAGAGACCTTGGAATTGCAACCCTTGCGGAGGGTATAGAGACTGAGCCTCAACTTAGAATGCTTCAAGGCATGGGATGTGATTTTGTCCAAGGTTATCTCTTTGCCAAGCCGATGAATATGGAGGATATGGTAAGATTTCTTGAGGAGCGTAGAAATAAATTAGCAGGTGCCTTGAGATGAAAGAGATTGAAGATAAGCTAAGGGCTTTGGGCTATGGTGGTTTCTACACGTGGTATGACCCGCCGGGGACTTATTATGACTGGCATACGCATCCGGAGGATGAGGTAAGATATGTGCTGGAGGGTGAGATAACTATAGGGACTGAGGAGGGTGTGTATCATTTAAAGGCTGGGGATATGTTAGAGGTAAGGGCAGGCACAAGGCACTGGGCAAGAACCGAAAAGGGTGTGAAGTATATCTGTGGAAGTAGAAGGGTGTTAAAATAAAAGGTGTGAAGGGATTTGTTGAAAGGGCTATAAGGGAAAAGATAAAGGAGCTGTATTCCATAGAGATAGAGTCTTTTAGCCTTGAGCCACCAAGGGAAGAAAGCTATGGAGACTATGCCACCAACGTAGCCTTTTTGCTCTCCAAGTCTCTTAGGAAAAACCCACAGGAGATTGCTCAAGAGTTGGCGAGCAAGCTCTCAAACCACCTAATGACTGCAGAGGCGGTCAAGGGCTTTGTAAACATAAGGCTTAGCGAGGAGTTTGTGAGGGAAGAGTTCAAAGGGCTTCTCACAAAGGGGCAAGACTACTTCTTTGAGCCTGTGGAAAAGCCTATGTATATTCAAGTGGAGTTTGTAAGTGCCAACCCTACTGGTCCTTTACATGTGGGACATGGAAGGGGTGCGGTAGTAGGCGATGTGCTCTCAAAACTTCTCCAAAGGCTCGGACACAAGGTCCTAAGGGAGTATTACATAAACGATGCGGGCAATCAGGTCTACATGCTTGGGCTTTCGGTCTTGCATAGATACTATGAGCTTTTTGGAAAAGAAGACCCAGAGCTAAGAGAGGTCTTTGAAAGGGAAGGCTATAAGGGCAAATACATAAAAAGGCTTGCCAAAGACCTAAAGGCTTTTTACGGAGAAGAGCTTTTATACCTTGAAAGGGAAAGGGCTATAGACCTTTGTAAAGAGTATGCTCACAAGAGACTTCTTGAGGATATTAAAGAGACCCTTGAGCTTTTGTCTGTGTCCTTTGATAGTTGGTTTAGCGAGAGAAGCCTTTATGAGAGAGGTCTTGTGGAAGAGGTTATGCAAAAGCTAAGGGAAAGGGGCTACATATACGAAAAGGATGGTGCCTTGTGGTTCAAAAGCTCAGATTTTGGAGATGACAAGGATAGGGTGGTTAGAAAGTCCGATGGCTCTTGGACCTACTTTGCCTCGGACATAGCCTATCATTACCAAAAGTTCCAAAGAGGCTTTGACAAGGTTATAAACCTTTGGGGTGCGGACCATCACGGATACGAAAGAAGGCTTATAGGTGCTCTAAAAGCTCTTGATGTTCCAGAGGATTGGCTAAAGGTGGAATTTGTCCAGATGGTAAGGCTCATAAGCGGTGGTCAAGAGGTGCGTATGTCCAAAAGGACTGGCGAGTTTATTACCCTGCAGGAGCTAATAGAAGAGGTGGGAAAGGATGCGGTAAGGTTTGTTTTTCTCACAAGGGACAGCGATACGCCTTTGGACTTTGATATAGACCTTGTAAAGAAGAACACCACAGAAAACCCCGTCTTTTATGTGCAGTATGCTTATGCACGGATAAGGGGAGTCTTTAGAGAGGTCAAGGAAAGGTATGGCATAGACCCAGACAAGGAAAACCTAAGAGAATACCTGCATGGGCTTTCTGAGGAAGACCTTAGACTGACTAAGAAGTGTCTATATCTAAAAGATACCTTTGAGGCGGTAGCCAAGACCTTTTCTCCTCACCTTATAACTTACTCGCTCCTTGAGCTTGCAAAAAGCTTTCATTACTACTATAACCATCACAGAGTAATGGTGGAGGACAGAAACCTTATGCTCTTGAGACTTGCCCTCTTTAAGGGTGTGGAGATAACCCTAAGGACTGCTTTTGAATTGCTGGGAATAGAAGCTCCTGAGAGGATGTAGCCATGAAGCTAACTGTAGTTGGAGGAGGATACGTAGGGCTTACAACGGGCGTGTGCTTTGCACACCTTGGGCATGAGGTTATGGTGGTGGAGAAAATCCCTCAAAAGGTGGAGCTCCTGAAGGCTGGTAAGTCTCCCATTTATGAGCCAGGGCTTGAGGAGCTTATGCAGGAATCTCTAAGGGCTGGTAGGCTGTCCTTTACCACGGACTTGAAGGAAGGGCTTGAGTTTTCTGATGTGATATTTATCTGTGTGGGGACGCCACAAAGACCTGATGGCTCTGCGGACCTTTCACAGGTGGAAGAGGTGGCAAGGGAAACCGCAAAACTTATGACCTCTTATAAGCTCCTCATAGAAAAGTCCACCGTTCCAGTAAACACACACCAGCTTATAAAAAAGACAGTGCAAAGATACATAAAAAGTCCAGATATACCCTACGATGTGGCGTCAAACCCTGAGTTCCTTAGAGAAGGCTCCGCCATAGAGGATTTTCTCAAACCTGATAGGATAGTGGTGGGAGTGGAAAGCGAAAGGGCAAAGAAGATATTTGAGGAGCTCTATAAAGACTTTAACTGTCCCATAATCTTTACAGACCCAGCTACCGCAGAACTTATAAAACACGCAAGCAATTCCTTCCTTGCTATGAAAATATCCTTTATAAACATGGTCGCAGACCTCTGCGAAAAAACTGGCGCGGACATAAAGCTGGTTGCAGACGGCATGGGCTATGACAAACGCATAGGAAGGGATTTTCTCAATGCAGGTATAGGCTATGGAGGTTCTTGCTTTCCAAAGGATGTAAAGGCTTTTATAAGGATAGCTCAAGACTACGGGCTTGACTTTGGACTTTTGAGAGAGGTAGACAGGATAAACCAAGAAAGACCTGTAAAGTTCGTAGAAAAGGTAAAGAGGGTTCTTTGGAGCGTTAAAGACAAAAAGTTGGCGGTTTGGGGGCTTGCCTTTAAACCCAACACGGATGACATAAGAGAAGCACCATCCATAAAGATAGTGGATATGCTACTAAGGGAGGGTGCAAAACTTTCCCTTTATGACCCCAAGGCTATGGAGAACTTCAAACTCCTCTTTCCGGAAGGTAAGGGCATAAGCTATGCAAAAGACCCCTACAGTGCGGTGGAAAATGCGGAAGCCCTGCTTATACTTACAGAATGGGAAGAGTTTAAAAAAGCGGACTTAAAAAGGGTAAAGAGCCTTATGGCTTTACCCATTATAGTGGATGGCAGAAACGTATACGAACCACCAGAGGTAAGGGCTTTAGGTTTTGAATACTACCCTGTGGGAAGATGAGGGTTTTGATAACCGGTGTGGCAGGCTTTATAGGCTCACACCTTGCGGAAAGGTTCTTAGAAGAAGGCTTTTACGTTATAGGCATGGACAACTTCCTTACAGGCAGTCCAGACAACATAGCCCACCTTTTTGAGAAGAAAAACTTTCGCTTTATACACTACAACGTGGTTAACTACATATACGTAGAGGGTCCAATAGACCTCGTAGTTCATTTAGCCTGTCCTGCCTCTCCTGTAGACTATATGAACCATCCCATACACACCATGAAGGTGGACTCCCTTGGCACTCTCAACACTTTGGGTTTTGCCAAGCTAAAGGGTTCAAGGTATGTCTTTGCCTCCTCTTCTGAAGTCTACGGTTCTGCACAGGTCCATCCTCAACCAGAAGACTACTGGGGATATGTAAATCCAGTGGGTCCAAGGAGCGTTTACGATGAGGCTAAGAGGTTTTCTGAAGCGTTGTGTATGGCTTATCACAGAGAGCATGGACTTGATGTGAGGATTGCAAGGATATTTAACACCTACGGTCCACGCATGAGAAGAAAGGATGGGAGGGTAATACCCACCTTTATAGAGAAAGCCCTAAGTGGAGAACCACTACCCATATACGGGGATGGCTCACAGACAAGGAGCTTTTGCTACATAGATGACCTTGTAGAAGGACTTTTTAGACTATCTGTTAGAGAAGGTCTTGCTGGCACGGTGGTAAATTTGGGAAATCCTGAAGAGGTTTCCATATTGGAGCTTGCCAAAAGGGTTATTGAACTTTCTGGGTCTTCTTCAAAAATTGAGTTTCTTCCGCCACGAGATGATGACCCACCCAGAAGGTGTCCGGACATAAGCAGAGCAAAGAAATTGCTGGAATGGTTTCCTAAGGTATCCCTCGAAGAGGGTCTAAAGGCAACTTTGAGATGGTTCAAAGGTTTATAATAATCTCATATAAGGAGAATAGCTGTGAAAAGAGAGAGGCTCATAATACTTCTTGGAGTGCTTGTCGCTCTTGTGTTTTTTTATCTTGGTTTGAAAGAGCGTCTAAAGACAAAAGGAGATAATGTTCAGCCCCCGCCTCTTGTAGTTCAGCCCTCACCACAAAGAGAAGAAGCTCCACAGCCTCAACAACCTCCTGCATCTTTAGAGCCTAAAGCAGAAGTTAAAAAACAGGAAGAGAAGCAGGAAATAAAGGAAGCTCTAAAAACCAAGGAGC
This genomic window contains:
- a CDS encoding EAL domain-containing protein; translated protein: MVRNTIALARDLGIATLAEGIETEPQLRMLQGMGCDFVQGYLFAKPMNMEDMVRFLEERRNKLAGALR
- a CDS encoding cupin domain-containing protein; translated protein: MKEIEDKLRALGYGGFYTWYDPPGTYYDWHTHPEDEVRYVLEGEITIGTEEGVYHLKAGDMLEVRAGTRHWARTEKGVKYICGSRRVLK
- the argS gene encoding arginine--tRNA ligase; translation: MKGFVERAIREKIKELYSIEIESFSLEPPREESYGDYATNVAFLLSKSLRKNPQEIAQELASKLSNHLMTAEAVKGFVNIRLSEEFVREEFKGLLTKGQDYFFEPVEKPMYIQVEFVSANPTGPLHVGHGRGAVVGDVLSKLLQRLGHKVLREYYINDAGNQVYMLGLSVLHRYYELFGKEDPELREVFEREGYKGKYIKRLAKDLKAFYGEELLYLERERAIDLCKEYAHKRLLEDIKETLELLSVSFDSWFSERSLYERGLVEEVMQKLRERGYIYEKDGALWFKSSDFGDDKDRVVRKSDGSWTYFASDIAYHYQKFQRGFDKVINLWGADHHGYERRLIGALKALDVPEDWLKVEFVQMVRLISGGQEVRMSKRTGEFITLQELIEEVGKDAVRFVFLTRDSDTPLDFDIDLVKKNTTENPVFYVQYAYARIRGVFREVKERYGIDPDKENLREYLHGLSEEDLRLTKKCLYLKDTFEAVAKTFSPHLITYSLLELAKSFHYYYNHHRVMVEDRNLMLLRLALFKGVEITLRTAFELLGIEAPERM
- a CDS encoding UDP-glucose/GDP-mannose dehydrogenase family protein; this translates as MKLTVVGGGYVGLTTGVCFAHLGHEVMVVEKIPQKVELLKAGKSPIYEPGLEELMQESLRAGRLSFTTDLKEGLEFSDVIFICVGTPQRPDGSADLSQVEEVARETAKLMTSYKLLIEKSTVPVNTHQLIKKTVQRYIKSPDIPYDVASNPEFLREGSAIEDFLKPDRIVVGVESERAKKIFEELYKDFNCPIIFTDPATAELIKHASNSFLAMKISFINMVADLCEKTGADIKLVADGMGYDKRIGRDFLNAGIGYGGSCFPKDVKAFIRIAQDYGLDFGLLREVDRINQERPVKFVEKVKRVLWSVKDKKLAVWGLAFKPNTDDIREAPSIKIVDMLLREGAKLSLYDPKAMENFKLLFPEGKGISYAKDPYSAVENAEALLILTEWEEFKKADLKRVKSLMALPIIVDGRNVYEPPEVRALGFEYYPVGR
- a CDS encoding UDP-glucuronic acid decarboxylase family protein, producing MRVLITGVAGFIGSHLAERFLEEGFYVIGMDNFLTGSPDNIAHLFEKKNFRFIHYNVVNYIYVEGPIDLVVHLACPASPVDYMNHPIHTMKVDSLGTLNTLGFAKLKGSRYVFASSSEVYGSAQVHPQPEDYWGYVNPVGPRSVYDEAKRFSEALCMAYHREHGLDVRIARIFNTYGPRMRRKDGRVIPTFIEKALSGEPLPIYGDGSQTRSFCYIDDLVEGLFRLSVREGLAGTVVNLGNPEEVSILELAKRVIELSGSSSKIEFLPPRDDDPPRRCPDISRAKKLLEWFPKVSLEEGLKATLRWFKGL